In Sporomusaceae bacterium FL31, the following are encoded in one genomic region:
- a CDS encoding O-acetylhomoserine aminocarboxypropyltransferase, with protein MKTERNFGFETKMVHAGHIPDTQHGARAVPIYQTSSYVFYDADHAAELFDLKQYGHIYSRISNPTVAVFEERMAALEGATGAVATSSGMAAQLAVFMTLFEPGDELVASSHLYGGSITQITHTLKKLGVGITYVDPTDIEAWQKAITPKTRALYGELIGNPRGSILDIETIAALADHHNIPLIIDNTIATPYLCRPMDFGATITVYSATKFIGGHGNSLGGVVLESGKFDYSGFPAIADPSPKYHNLRFYDTFGHYGFLMKVRVETLRDTGCSLSPMNAFLLLQGVETLSLRLDRHVANALKIAQFLEDHAKVAWVAYAGLPSHPQYELAKKYLPKGAGAVLSFGLKEQAGEDVRQTGKRFIEQLKLFSHLANIGDVRSLVIHPGSTTHQQLTDEELRDCGVGPELIRLSIGIENLEDLLWDLEQAFQAL; from the coding sequence ATGAAAACAGAGCGCAATTTTGGATTTGAAACCAAGATGGTTCATGCGGGCCATATTCCGGATACTCAGCATGGCGCCAGAGCCGTTCCAATATATCAAACCTCCTCCTATGTTTTTTATGATGCTGATCATGCAGCCGAGTTATTTGATTTAAAGCAGTACGGACATATCTATTCACGTATTAGTAATCCAACCGTTGCCGTGTTTGAGGAACGAATGGCCGCATTAGAAGGAGCTACCGGAGCGGTAGCGACTTCCAGTGGTATGGCCGCTCAGTTAGCCGTTTTTATGACGTTATTTGAGCCTGGGGATGAACTTGTTGCATCGTCGCATTTATATGGCGGCAGCATTACTCAAATCACTCATACGTTAAAAAAATTAGGTGTAGGCATTACTTATGTAGATCCGACCGATATCGAAGCATGGCAGAAGGCCATTACTCCCAAAACCCGGGCACTTTACGGTGAATTAATCGGTAATCCGCGGGGCAGCATTCTGGATATTGAAACGATTGCCGCCTTGGCAGATCATCATAACATACCGCTTATTATTGACAATACCATTGCGACACCGTATCTGTGCCGGCCAATGGATTTTGGTGCCACCATTACGGTTTATTCGGCAACTAAGTTTATTGGCGGCCATGGTAATTCGCTGGGGGGAGTTGTCCTTGAATCTGGAAAGTTTGATTATTCCGGGTTCCCCGCAATCGCCGATCCATCCCCTAAATATCATAACTTACGGTTTTACGATACTTTTGGCCATTATGGCTTTTTAATGAAAGTACGGGTCGAGACACTCAGGGATACTGGCTGCAGCTTATCACCCATGAATGCCTTCTTATTATTACAAGGCGTTGAGACGCTGTCACTAAGGTTGGATCGCCATGTAGCCAATGCTTTAAAGATTGCTCAGTTTTTGGAAGACCATGCTAAAGTAGCCTGGGTGGCTTATGCTGGTTTACCTAGTCATCCGCAGTATGAATTAGCTAAAAAATATCTGCCTAAAGGAGCAGGGGCTGTTTTATCGTTTGGTTTAAAAGAGCAGGCAGGAGAAGATGTCCGGCAAACCGGAAAACGTTTTATTGAACAACTGAAACTGTTCAGTCACTTAGCCAATATCGGCGATGTCCGCAGCCTGGTTATTCATCCTGGGTCTACAACTCATCAACAACTTACTGATGAAGAATTGCGTGATTGCGGCGTTGGGCCGGAATTAATCCGCCTTTCCATCGGAATAGAAAATTTGGAGGATTTATTATGGGATCTGGAACAAGCTTTTCAAGCTCTGTAA
- a CDS encoding methylcobamide--CoM methyltransferase, which produces MAADQMTAIERLVAYNNNQEVDRLPCVPIVGNTAARVIGVKVSDFRGNGRLIAEAQIAAYRRFGYDIIRIFTDLYTQAEAMGATVHYPEDETAYLETPAISDIGEIDRLEPADPYQDGNLPQHLEAMKLAVEAVGREVAVTGAVTGAFTNASFLIGTENLVRLVGKNPAAVHKLCEVSLETALRYSKAIIDNGCTPSLTDPMSSTTLISPRQFKEFSLPYLKRLIDYIHSRGKTVTLHICGKTAKIWEYMCEAGADCISLDNAASLQEAKEQVGHKVRLMGNVKPSEIMLQGSRAEVRAAVLQCIRDGYDNPRGLIVASGCSLPTETPFANIDAMLATVREVGYPVKIHELVRSV; this is translated from the coding sequence GTGGCAGCTGATCAAATGACAGCAATAGAGCGTCTTGTCGCTTATAACAATAATCAAGAAGTTGACAGATTGCCGTGTGTTCCTATTGTGGGGAATACCGCGGCACGTGTTATTGGTGTAAAAGTAAGCGATTTTCGTGGTAATGGGCGACTGATCGCAGAGGCACAAATTGCTGCGTATCGACGCTTTGGTTATGATATCATCCGGATTTTTACTGATTTGTATACTCAGGCTGAAGCAATGGGAGCCACCGTGCATTACCCGGAAGATGAAACAGCCTATTTGGAAACACCGGCGATCAGTGATATTGGCGAAATCGACAGGTTAGAACCAGCAGATCCGTATCAAGATGGGAATTTGCCTCAACATCTGGAAGCCATGAAACTGGCAGTTGAAGCTGTGGGGCGGGAAGTCGCAGTAACAGGGGCTGTGACAGGAGCTTTCACAAATGCTTCATTTCTAATTGGTACTGAAAACTTAGTGCGGCTGGTTGGCAAAAATCCAGCCGCTGTTCATAAATTATGCGAGGTTTCGCTGGAAACTGCCTTACGGTATTCAAAAGCAATTATTGATAATGGGTGTACGCCTAGTCTTACCGATCCCATGTCTTCAACTACGTTAATTAGTCCCAGGCAGTTTAAGGAGTTTTCACTTCCCTACTTAAAACGCTTAATTGACTATATTCATTCCCGTGGCAAAACCGTTACCCTGCATATCTGCGGGAAAACGGCCAAAATTTGGGAGTATATGTGCGAAGCAGGCGCAGACTGTATCAGTCTTGATAATGCAGCCAGCTTGCAAGAAGCGAAAGAACAAGTTGGTCATAAAGTAAGGCTGATGGGCAATGTGAAACCGTCAGAAATCATGCTTCAGGGAAGTCGGGCTGAGGTGCGTGCTGCCGTCCTCCAGTGCATTCGGGATGGTTATGATAATCCGCGTGGATTAATTGTCGCATCAGGCTGCAGTTTGCCAACCGAAACCCCTTTTGCAAATATCGATGCCATGTTAGCCACGGTGAGGGAAGTCGGCTATCCAGTAAAAATTCATGAACTTGTAAGGAGTGTCTAA
- a CDS encoding alpha/beta hydrolase produces the protein MKEHVWIPSRSKRLSAMVHIPDTFHNKTPLIICCHGFTGDKVGYNQLTVNLAKVLEKAGYAVIRFDYLGSGDSDGDFASDTSVAGWKEDLNNVLGWIKSQPRFSENPRLLYGHSLGGLVVLTHQDDLQQIVARMVFAPVTSPISNFQEIIFGPALWQKALSGEPIGYFYGKGFKLNSQFVADLVANDYNPRENMAQVTTPLLMVHGFLDAVVPIQGSKNFFQTYQGAKEFKELELEHSAENNQEILQAAILEWLTAYFPS, from the coding sequence TTGAAAGAACATGTATGGATACCTAGCAGGAGTAAGCGCTTATCAGCAATGGTGCATATACCTGATACATTTCATAATAAGACACCCTTAATTATCTGCTGCCATGGCTTTACTGGCGATAAAGTTGGTTATAATCAATTAACTGTAAATTTGGCTAAAGTCTTGGAAAAAGCAGGATATGCTGTAATACGCTTTGACTATTTGGGCTCTGGTGATAGTGATGGTGATTTTGCGAGTGATACCAGTGTAGCGGGTTGGAAAGAAGACTTAAACAATGTTTTGGGCTGGATAAAATCTCAACCCCGTTTTTCTGAAAATCCACGATTGCTGTATGGGCATAGCTTGGGTGGGCTGGTGGTTTTAACTCATCAGGATGATCTCCAGCAAATTGTCGCCCGGATGGTATTCGCACCAGTGACTAGTCCAATCAGTAATTTCCAGGAAATAATATTTGGACCGGCTTTGTGGCAAAAAGCTTTAAGCGGAGAACCGATTGGCTATTTTTATGGCAAAGGATTTAAGCTCAATAGTCAGTTTGTTGCCGATTTAGTTGCCAATGACTATAACCCACGTGAAAACATGGCACAGGTCACAACGCCATTGTTAATGGTTCATGGTTTTTTAGATGCCGTCGTGCCAATACAGGGCTCCAAAAATTTCTTTCAGACTTACCAGGGTGCAAAAGAATTTAAAGAACTTGAACTTGAACATAGTGCTGAAAATAATCAGGAAATCCTCCAGGCCGCCATACTCGAATGGCTAACAGCTTATTTTCCGTCTTGA
- a CDS encoding CoA-binding protein — MGSGTSFSSSVTLNSSLNIEQQALYQNSETIQKIIYHSRTIAMVGLSTERQKASYFVATYLRSAGYRIIPVNPRAETILGERCYPNLASIPEPIDLVDIFRPAADCLPIVREAIACKAGAVWLQLKIINDEAAELARQAGLLTVMDLCVKMEHGRYSGGLHEAGMNTGILSAKRVHRFI; from the coding sequence ATGGGATCTGGAACAAGCTTTTCAAGCTCTGTAACGCTAAATTCTTCGCTGAATATTGAACAACAGGCATTATATCAAAATTCGGAAACGATACAAAAGATCATTTATCATAGCCGAACGATTGCCATGGTGGGTTTATCAACTGAACGACAAAAAGCCAGTTATTTTGTCGCCACTTATCTGAGATCTGCCGGATACCGCATTATTCCAGTCAATCCTAGGGCGGAGACTATACTTGGCGAACGCTGCTACCCCAATTTAGCCAGTATCCCAGAACCCATTGATCTTGTTGATATTTTCCGGCCGGCAGCAGATTGCTTGCCAATCGTGCGTGAAGCGATTGCCTGCAAAGCCGGAGCTGTGTGGCTGCAATTAAAAATTATTAATGATGAAGCTGCCGAACTTGCCCGGCAAGCAGGCTTGCTGACAGTTATGGATCTTTGTGTAAAGATGGAGCATGGACGTTATAGCGGAGGTTTGCATGAAGCCGGTATGAACACTGGCATTCTTTCAGCCAAACGAGTCCATCGGTTTATTTAA
- a CDS encoding nitrogenase cofactor biosynthesis protein NifB produces the protein MAKVAVASTDGVSVNEHFGRAQEFFIYEVNEQGEYELLENRKVVQQSNDNTGKHGATSAALLTDVEVVLVAQIGPGAEQQLRVQGVIALSVNSSIEKALQAYGKRGKFIKNSVLRSPGGGCSGGSCRSGGCH, from the coding sequence TTGGCTAAGGTAGCAGTTGCTAGTACTGATGGTGTATCGGTTAATGAACATTTTGGCCGGGCACAGGAGTTTTTTATTTATGAAGTCAATGAGCAAGGGGAATATGAGTTGTTAGAAAACAGAAAAGTTGTTCAGCAATCCAATGATAATACCGGAAAACATGGAGCGACTTCGGCAGCATTACTAACCGATGTTGAAGTGGTACTGGTGGCACAAATTGGTCCGGGAGCCGAGCAGCAATTGCGCGTACAGGGGGTTATTGCTTTGTCTGTAAACAGTTCTATTGAGAAAGCGTTACAGGCGTATGGAAAGAGGGGGAAATTTATTAAGAATAGTGTTTTACGGTCACCAGGTGGCGGCTGCAGCGGCGGTTCTTGCCGATCAGGAGGGTGCCATTAA
- a CDS encoding tRNA (N6-threonylcarbamoyladenosine(37)-N6)-methyltransferase TrmO, with product MISYQSIGVIYSPFKEAKGTPIQPTAAADVSGIVELSPDYAPGLKDIEGFSHLILIYHLHLIKEASLLVKPFLDNELHGIFATRSPSRPNAIGLSVVRLEKVEGTRLHVLDVDIIDGTPLLDIKPYVAQFDVREGTRNGWFGNNLHKLPVTKDDGRFVR from the coding sequence ATGATCAGCTATCAGTCAATTGGGGTTATTTATTCTCCTTTTAAAGAGGCAAAAGGCACTCCCATTCAACCAACAGCGGCAGCCGATGTCAGCGGTATTGTTGAACTCAGCCCGGATTATGCACCCGGCCTGAAAGATATCGAAGGATTTTCTCATCTTATTTTAATTTATCATCTGCATTTAATTAAAGAAGCTTCTTTATTAGTTAAACCATTTCTGGATAATGAGTTACATGGAATATTTGCGACTAGATCGCCCAGCCGTCCCAACGCTATTGGCCTTTCGGTCGTGCGGCTGGAGAAGGTGGAAGGAACCAGGCTGCATGTTCTTGATGTTGATATAATAGATGGAACGCCGCTATTAGATATTAAACCGTATGTAGCACAGTTTGACGTAAGGGAAGGAACCAGGAATGGTTGGTTTGGAAATAATCTTCATAAGCTTCCTGTTACAAAAGATGATGGCCGATTTGTGAGATAG
- the mtbC gene encoding dimethylamine corrinoid protein, translated as MTQNQEELIKQLSDAVVDMDEDKTVELANQIVELGIDAYLAIDKGLSDGMSRAGQLFEDEEYFIPELLMCSDAMYAGLEVLRPHLKIQSEGEKQVVVIGVIEGDTHDIGKNLVKIMLETSGYEVIDLGRDIPPQEFVTVAKEKSAHIIALSTLMTTTMDGMAEVIRLLDREQVRNNFKVMIGGGPISQAFADKIGADAYASNAAEAVRIARKLLGGAA; from the coding sequence ATGACACAAAATCAGGAAGAACTGATTAAACAATTATCAGATGCGGTAGTGGATATGGATGAAGATAAGACGGTTGAACTCGCTAACCAAATTGTCGAATTAGGAATAGATGCGTATCTGGCAATTGATAAAGGTTTATCAGACGGCATGAGCCGGGCTGGGCAATTATTTGAAGATGAAGAATATTTTATCCCTGAATTACTGATGTGCTCTGATGCGATGTATGCCGGATTGGAAGTTCTGCGGCCTCATTTGAAAATCCAGAGTGAAGGTGAAAAGCAGGTCGTTGTGATTGGCGTTATTGAAGGCGACACGCACGATATTGGTAAAAATTTAGTTAAAATTATGTTGGAAACTTCAGGCTATGAGGTGATTGATTTAGGACGGGATATTCCGCCACAGGAGTTCGTTACTGTTGCAAAAGAAAAGAGTGCCCATATTATTGCACTGTCAACTCTAATGACAACAACCATGGATGGGATGGCTGAAGTCATTCGCTTGCTAGACCGGGAACAAGTTCGCAATAACTTTAAAGTGATGATTGGCGGAGGCCCGATATCACAAGCTTTTGCCGACAAAATTGGTGCTGATGCATATGCATCAAATGCTGCTGAAGCTGTGCGTATTGCGCGTAAATTGCTTGGAGGTGCTGCGTAG
- a CDS encoding radical SAM protein codes for MGEYMTIIYEVGTSLYLNITNRCTNHCLFCIRNSQDGVGSDINLWLDREPTVAEILTAIHSVDVTGYSEFVFCGYGEPMVRAYDVIELSRTLKRLYPTPIRINTNGQANLICGKDITAQLAGLVDAVSISLNAKNAQEYQLLCLSQYGEAAFPALLDFAEKCSTYIPSVTLSVVDLMEKADIEACREIAREIGVSFKIRHYQEGS; via the coding sequence ATGGGTGAGTATATGACGATCATTTATGAAGTTGGGACTTCACTCTATCTTAATATTACCAATCGTTGTACGAATCATTGTCTGTTTTGTATCCGGAATTCCCAAGATGGAGTTGGCTCTGACATAAATCTTTGGCTGGATCGGGAACCTACTGTTGCCGAAATATTGACAGCCATTCACAGTGTTGATGTTACTGGCTACTCAGAGTTTGTGTTCTGTGGCTATGGTGAGCCCATGGTTCGTGCTTATGATGTCATTGAACTATCTAGAACCCTGAAGCGGCTTTATCCTACCCCTATTAGAATTAATACGAATGGTCAGGCTAATCTGATTTGTGGAAAGGATATTACCGCACAACTAGCAGGTCTTGTTGATGCAGTTTCAATTAGTCTTAACGCTAAAAATGCTCAGGAATATCAATTGCTGTGTTTATCTCAATATGGTGAAGCCGCGTTTCCCGCCTTGCTTGATTTTGCTGAGAAGTGTTCAACCTATATTCCCAGTGTGACCTTATCGGTCGTCGATCTTATGGAAAAGGCCGATATTGAAGCTTGCCGGGAAATCGCCCGAGAAATAGGTGTCAGTTTCAAAATTAGACATTATCAAGAAGGTTCCTAG
- a CDS encoding amidohydrolase has protein sequence MSYHGFADLVLTHGVVYTADDRDTVSEAVAVKDNKVIFVGSDAAVKPYVGEHTTLIDLQGKMLVPGLIDTHMHPPGLSLSELYEVQLANLSSLPEYVAAIRAFIAKHPESKAVYGRGWSWGAFSGEELIKGPRKEYLDAITREIPIILRANDGHSLWVNSKALAVNGVNETTESPAGGVVEKDRQSGALWGVLKESAMWLIALPEYTLSQYETAMLEFQTKMHQFGITSLLCIAGTFAPNILKAFEHLEQSGALALRIRAAMAIHADGDLIEQFSSLGELRKRYQSPSLQIITAKFFTDGVVEGGTSYLLQPYAPGAGKGDEHYGEFLWDEAKLQKAFTMANQQGLQIYVHSTGDASTKKVLDILETIQDRVPSGDYRNTITHLQLVDQDDVPRFKKLQVIASVQPYWHFKGPNWWESVDYRILGERAKTEYPLGTFFAQGVTVTSSSDYPVTNVPYPMRAIDVGVTRNMDNGSFYGVDDIETMGDERYLLNSNERATVQQMLKSFTINGAYAMFMEESIGSIEIGKLADLVVLDQNLLAINPSDIDKVQVEMTFIDGKLVYKRETQA, from the coding sequence ATGTCTTATCATGGTTTTGCTGATCTGGTATTGACTCATGGCGTAGTTTATACTGCCGATGATCGGGATACGGTTAGTGAAGCCGTAGCTGTAAAGGATAACAAAGTTATCTTTGTCGGGAGCGATGCAGCTGTTAAGCCCTATGTGGGTGAACACACGACCCTCATCGATCTCCAAGGAAAAATGTTAGTTCCCGGCTTAATTGATACGCATATGCATCCGCCTGGTTTGTCACTGTCAGAATTATACGAGGTTCAGTTAGCCAATTTGAGCAGTTTGCCTGAATATGTGGCCGCAATTAGAGCATTTATTGCAAAACATCCGGAAAGTAAAGCGGTATATGGACGTGGGTGGTCGTGGGGAGCTTTTTCTGGTGAGGAACTTATAAAAGGCCCGCGAAAAGAGTATCTTGATGCCATTACAAGGGAAATTCCGATTATTTTAAGAGCTAACGACGGACATAGCTTGTGGGTTAATTCTAAAGCGTTAGCCGTAAATGGAGTCAATGAGACAACCGAATCACCGGCTGGCGGTGTTGTGGAAAAAGATAGGCAAAGCGGTGCATTGTGGGGAGTGCTTAAAGAAAGTGCCATGTGGTTGATTGCTTTGCCTGAATATACATTAAGCCAATATGAGACAGCTATGCTGGAGTTCCAGACAAAGATGCACCAATTTGGTATTACCAGCCTGCTCTGTATTGCCGGTACTTTTGCTCCTAATATTCTGAAGGCTTTTGAGCATTTAGAACAATCAGGAGCCTTGGCCTTACGGATCAGAGCAGCTATGGCCATTCATGCCGATGGAGATTTGATCGAACAGTTTAGTTCGCTTGGTGAGTTGCGCAAACGCTATCAATCTCCTTCTCTTCAGATCATTACAGCCAAATTTTTTACTGACGGCGTTGTAGAGGGAGGAACAAGCTATTTGCTGCAGCCCTATGCCCCGGGTGCCGGCAAAGGGGATGAACATTATGGCGAATTCTTATGGGATGAGGCGAAGCTGCAGAAGGCTTTTACCATGGCTAATCAGCAAGGATTGCAAATTTATGTTCACTCGACAGGCGATGCCTCCACTAAGAAAGTACTGGATATTTTGGAGACAATACAGGATCGGGTGCCTAGCGGTGATTATCGCAATACCATTACGCATTTGCAGCTTGTTGATCAGGACGATGTGCCTCGATTTAAGAAGTTGCAGGTCATTGCCAGTGTACAGCCTTATTGGCATTTTAAAGGTCCTAATTGGTGGGAAAGTGTTGATTATCGAATTTTAGGTGAACGAGCTAAAACAGAATATCCGTTGGGGACTTTTTTTGCACAAGGTGTTACGGTCACTTCTTCGTCAGACTATCCTGTAACTAATGTACCTTATCCAATGAGAGCCATTGATGTTGGGGTTACCCGTAATATGGATAATGGCAGTTTTTACGGCGTTGATGATATTGAGACTATGGGTGATGAGCGCTATTTGCTTAATAGTAACGAGCGGGCTACGGTGCAGCAAATGTTGAAAAGTTTTACCATTAACGGAGCTTATGCCATGTTCATGGAAGAGAGTATCGGCTCAATTGAAATAGGAAAATTGGCTGATCTGGTTGTATTAGATCAGAACTTGTTGGCTATTAATCCGAGTGACATTGATAAAGTTCAGGTCGAAATGACTTTTATTGATGGCAAATTAGTCTACAAACGGGAAACGCAAGCGTAA
- a CDS encoding (Fe-S)-binding protein, producing MPEITFLSAEKRLSLFVPYGVSLLDAARESGILLESPCNGNGTCGKCKVKILQQSEDVQADQVSPVLTKEEQQHGIILACMTSADRDMTVEILSRQDSRNVQIIQHGIGLEVDLRTAISKRYHNTNDKTEVWAVAGLLGVEDGNTSTAHYGLVVDIGTTTLVAALFDFNDGHEVGSVARLNPQSHHAQDVLSRIKLASTESGLSVLHTEFITVLNAMIDDLTKETSVKSKHIYEIIFSGNTCMLHLALAVDPSSLGKYPYTPAIKGGMIYQASVYGIHVADFAQIYLPPVMSAYVGADITSGILAAKLKEQKGLTLFVDVGTNGEMVLAADGNLLATSTAAGPAFEGMNIEFGMRAAPGAIEKFSISDNNLIEIKTIGDKEPIGICGSGLLDIVGELVKYGFIQGTGKLKDSAVKPELADRLVKKAGKTVFQIAGEVYLSQKDIRQVQLAKGAIRAGIEALLAKNGVLPEQVDRVYIAGSFGYHLNPASLVHIGMLPAAFQDKIEFLGNTSKTGGQAFLLNHTVRQTMSDVVKQVEVLELATSANFDKLFVSCLNF from the coding sequence ATGCCTGAAATTACGTTTTTGAGTGCAGAGAAGCGGTTGTCATTGTTCGTACCATATGGAGTCTCACTGCTGGATGCAGCGCGGGAAAGTGGAATATTGCTGGAATCACCTTGCAATGGCAATGGAACCTGCGGCAAATGTAAAGTGAAAATTTTGCAGCAATCTGAGGACGTCCAAGCTGATCAGGTTTCTCCAGTACTTACTAAAGAAGAACAACAGCACGGGATTATACTGGCTTGTATGACTTCTGCTGATCGAGATATGACGGTGGAAATACTCTCCAGACAAGACAGTCGTAACGTTCAGATTATTCAGCATGGGATTGGTCTTGAAGTTGATCTCAGGACGGCCATAAGCAAACGCTATCATAATACGAATGACAAAACTGAGGTATGGGCTGTCGCCGGCCTGCTGGGGGTGGAAGACGGCAACACCAGTACGGCGCATTATGGTCTGGTTGTCGATATTGGAACAACAACGCTGGTGGCCGCTTTATTTGATTTTAATGACGGTCATGAAGTTGGCTCAGTTGCCAGACTTAATCCACAAAGCCATCATGCACAGGATGTATTGTCCAGAATCAAGCTTGCTTCGACTGAATCAGGGCTGTCGGTTTTGCACACTGAGTTTATTACCGTGCTCAATGCTATGATCGATGACTTGACCAAAGAAACCAGTGTAAAATCAAAGCATATTTACGAAATTATTTTTAGCGGCAATACTTGTATGCTGCATTTGGCCTTAGCTGTAGATCCTTCGTCATTGGGGAAATATCCCTATACACCGGCGATAAAAGGCGGGATGATATACCAGGCGAGTGTGTACGGGATTCATGTTGCTGATTTTGCTCAAATTTATTTACCGCCAGTCATGTCGGCTTATGTTGGTGCCGATATTACGTCAGGCATATTAGCTGCTAAGCTTAAGGAGCAAAAAGGCTTAACGTTATTTGTTGATGTTGGAACTAACGGGGAAATGGTTCTGGCTGCAGATGGCAATTTGCTTGCTACGTCTACTGCAGCCGGCCCGGCTTTTGAAGGAATGAATATTGAGTTTGGAATGCGGGCTGCACCGGGAGCCATTGAGAAGTTTTCGATTAGCGATAATAACCTTATTGAAATTAAAACAATTGGTGATAAGGAACCGATTGGTATATGCGGCAGTGGACTTTTGGATATTGTCGGTGAACTGGTTAAGTATGGCTTTATTCAGGGCACAGGTAAACTTAAGGATTCCGCTGTAAAACCGGAACTGGCTGACCGGCTTGTAAAAAAAGCCGGAAAAACTGTTTTTCAGATTGCTGGCGAGGTTTATTTATCTCAAAAGGACATTCGTCAGGTTCAACTGGCAAAAGGGGCAATCCGGGCTGGCATTGAAGCCTTGCTGGCGAAAAACGGTGTTTTACCGGAACAGGTTGATCGCGTTTATATTGCCGGATCATTTGGTTATCACCTCAATCCGGCAAGTCTTGTTCACATTGGAATGCTGCCAGCAGCTTTTCAGGATAAAATTGAGTTTCTTGGTAATACCTCTAAGACTGGCGGGCAGGCTTTTTTATTAAATCACACTGTTCGCCAAACCATGAGTGATGTAGTGAAGCAAGTCGAGGTATTAGAATTAGCGACAAGTGCTAATTTTGATAAATTGTTTGTAAGTTGCCTTAATTTTTAA
- the mtbA gene encoding methylcobamide--CoM methyltransferase, with the protein MSVLSPEERLTRVLDKKNIDRPPVICTGGMMNAAIVDVMNATGHTLPEAHTDANLMAELALDVSRHTGFENLGIPFCMTVEAEVLGSEVTYGTLACEPKIVREIYQSVNDVTLKNIPGMLKAGRLDTVIQATYLLSRKQPDIPVIGNLTGPISTAASLVDPVPFLKELRKSREGAHRVLDYVSDLLIGFAKELVDNGATAISIGDPTATGEILGPKMFNEYAVRYLNKIIDAIHAQGAPVIVHICGNMSSVRQLIPDIRANAISTDAIVDLRQLKQDFNSLTTMGNLSTYLLEYGPTEKVAERARLLVRNGIDIISPACGLSTSTRLAHIQAMTAAVREG; encoded by the coding sequence GTGAGTGTATTAAGTCCAGAGGAGCGATTGACAAGAGTACTTGACAAAAAAAATATTGATCGGCCACCGGTCATTTGTACAGGTGGAATGATGAATGCAGCCATTGTAGATGTAATGAATGCTACTGGGCATACTTTGCCGGAGGCACATACCGATGCCAACTTGATGGCTGAATTGGCTCTCGATGTTTCTCGTCACACTGGCTTTGAGAACCTTGGTATTCCTTTTTGCATGACTGTAGAAGCTGAAGTGTTAGGCAGTGAAGTGACCTATGGTACGTTGGCCTGCGAGCCTAAAATTGTTCGGGAAATTTATCAGTCGGTGAATGATGTAACCCTTAAAAACATCCCTGGAATGCTTAAAGCAGGAAGACTGGATACCGTTATTCAGGCGACTTATTTACTGTCGCGTAAGCAACCGGATATTCCGGTTATCGGCAATTTGACTGGGCCGATAAGTACAGCTGCCTCACTGGTAGATCCGGTACCCTTTTTAAAGGAACTGCGTAAAAGCCGGGAAGGGGCTCATCGAGTTTTAGACTATGTCAGTGATTTATTGATCGGATTTGCCAAAGAATTAGTGGATAACGGAGCGACAGCTATTTCAATTGGTGATCCTACTGCAACAGGAGAAATTTTAGGACCTAAGATGTTTAATGAGTATGCTGTAAGATATCTTAACAAAATTATTGATGCCATTCATGCTCAAGGTGCTCCTGTTATTGTTCATATTTGCGGCAATATGTCTTCGGTAAGGCAATTGATACCAGATATCAGAGCCAATGCAATCAGTACTGATGCCATCGTAGATTTACGGCAGTTAAAGCAGGATTTTAACAGTCTTACGACAATGGGCAATTTAAGTACTTATTTACTGGAATACGGCCCAACCGAGAAAGTAGCCGAACGGGCTCGGCTGCTGGTTCGGAACGGGATTGATATTATTTCTCCAGCCTGCGGATTAAGTACCTCTACCCGGTTAGCGCATATTCAAGCCATGACTGCAGCAGTAAGGGAGGGGTAA